The genomic region GTTCTTCCAGTCCATTTAACTTCCTCTTCAACTCTTTTACCATATTTGGTTCCAAACATTTTAAAGAGTGGGAACTTAGTTATTCCATTAGCTCCGCTTAAGATAAGGATTCCAATATTTGCCAAGTTGTCAGTCCATGTTCCACAGATGATTTCCAAGTCAGGAAATTCAAGTCTTATTATGGAGACTACCTTGGCATAGTATAATGATGCTGGCTGGGAACTGTTTACATACTCAGTTTCGGGGTGAGGATTTAGAGAATAAAAGATTACTCTATCAATTTTATGTGCTCTGATGTAATCCTTTAGGTATTCCACATCTTCAAAGCTTTCTCCAAGGCCTAAGATTATTGTAATCGCTTTTTTGAATCCCAAGTCTCCTGCCTTATCCAACATATCACTGATTTGATCCAATGGCTTGCTTGGGCAAACATCCTTTTGAAACTCCGGATTTGCAGCTTCAACAGCTCCTGTGATTCCTTTTATCTCAGAGCCATATTCATCCAATTCAGAGGTGATTCCTGTGTTT from Methanobrevibacter ruminantium harbors:
- a CDS encoding radical SAM protein — translated: MNDINSIETLELITKANNLSLKKGYSEISLERAVFLSWWCDKGDCKFCYMSTQKNKIKDPTKAKRRVNNILAEAEICSRLGWNIEFLSGGYKSFTTAEIKSIAENIHSITGDGVWLNTGITSELDEYGSEIKGITGAVEAANPEFQKDVCPSKPLDQISDMLDKAGDLGFKKAITIILGLGESFEDVEYLKDYIRAHKIDRVIFYSLNPHPETEYVNSSQPASLYYAKVVSIIRLEFPDLEIICGTWTDNLANIGILILSGANGITKFPLFKMFGTKYGKRVEEEVKWTGRTLKGTFTDKSKLGPEKSEISPKLDQYIKRYIKDSLKNKFK